A genomic segment from Neobacillus sp. YX16 encodes:
- a CDS encoding histidinol-phosphatase gives MSNLKVKFDLHTHHDRCGHARGGIREYIEAGIESGLNIIGISDHTPYFSSEEDHPFPHITMATSQFPEYVEEVLKLKQEYSGKIDVLLGIEADFFPEQVENYRPYFDRYPFDYIIGSVHQVDGVSIFNKNRWEGLSSKEQIRTKENYYSLIEQSARSGMFQILGHIDAMKGYYPDFSNIQTAAVEHTLKVIAECDIAIEINTSGKTKYVGGWYPADDILEMALHHGVKVTFGSDAHDPHRVGDEVEQVRTRLKEIGFKEWVYFKAKKRYAVNI, from the coding sequence ATGAGCAATTTGAAGGTTAAATTTGACTTACATACACATCATGACCGGTGCGGGCATGCCAGGGGAGGCATTCGTGAATATATTGAAGCCGGTATAGAAAGTGGATTGAATATCATCGGGATATCAGATCATACACCATATTTCTCAAGCGAAGAAGATCATCCTTTTCCACATATAACAATGGCAACCAGTCAATTTCCCGAATATGTAGAAGAAGTCTTAAAGTTAAAACAAGAGTACTCTGGTAAAATTGATGTCCTTTTAGGAATTGAGGCAGATTTCTTTCCTGAGCAGGTAGAAAACTATCGACCGTATTTTGACCGTTATCCATTTGATTATATAATTGGATCTGTACATCAAGTGGATGGAGTTAGCATTTTTAATAAGAATCGCTGGGAGGGCCTGAGCTCCAAAGAACAAATACGAACGAAAGAAAACTATTATTCTTTAATTGAACAATCTGCTCGCAGTGGTATGTTTCAGATTCTGGGTCATATTGATGCAATGAAGGGCTACTATCCAGACTTTTCAAACATTCAAACTGCGGCAGTTGAGCATACCTTAAAGGTCATTGCAGAATGTGATATCGCTATCGAAATCAACACCTCTGGAAAAACGAAATACGTTGGAGGGTGGTATCCAGCTGACGACATTTTAGAGATGGCACTCCATCACGGAGTAAAAGTCACCTTCGGTTCAGACGCCCACGACCCACACCGAGTCGGGGACGAAGTCGAACAAGTTCGTACCCGACTCAAAGAAATAGGCTTCAAAGAATGGGTCTACTTTAAAGCAAAAAAGAGATATGCAGTCAATATATGA
- a CDS encoding glutaredoxin family protein yields MSEGVIVYTTNDCIECTMVKKVLTEEGIPFEVRDISTNTAYQTEVERYGFLGVPVTVLGNKAVKGFTNELKEIMEIAKKS; encoded by the coding sequence ATGTCTGAAGGAGTCATCGTCTATACTACAAATGACTGTATTGAGTGTACTATGGTCAAAAAAGTCCTAACCGAGGAAGGCATACCTTTTGAGGTGAGGGATATTTCAACGAACACAGCTTATCAAACAGAAGTTGAGAGGTACGGCTTTTTGGGCGTTCCGGTAACGGTGTTAGGAAATAAAGCAGTAAAAGGTTTTACAAATGAACTGAAGGAAATAATGGAAATAGCAAAAAAGAGCTAA
- a CDS encoding MATE family efflux transporter: MNQTFTLKEKTKQIFVMLIPILITQLGMFSMVFFNTIMSGKYNSSDLAAVAIGSSIWSPVFMGISGILLAVSPIAAQRFGEKKSREVASVVRHGLYLSFMIAIMVIVLGIFFLNPILDKMNLPSDVQKTAFDYLVGLSIGILPLFIFNVLRSFIYSLGKTRVVMYILLLSLPINFFLNYVLIFGHWGFPELGGAGAGFATSITYWVITGMTVFIVKKQDPFSSFFVFENLKEFSWAECEEILKIGVPMGLSTFFETSMFAVVTILLSKFNVTTIAAYQSALNIVSFLYMIPISISMAQTVLVGYEVGSGRYKDAKSYSWLGIYLAIIIALITGVFVVLFRYQVAGFYSNEAEVINLTAHFLIFALFFQISDAIQVTAQAALRGYKDVNLAFIMTLIAYWLICLPIGYGLANFTNLGATGYWLGLTVGLLAAGIALSWRLIYIQKRKFIDTHKLNAI; encoded by the coding sequence ATGAATCAGACTTTTACGTTGAAGGAAAAAACAAAACAAATTTTTGTTATGTTAATACCTATCTTAATCACACAGCTTGGAATGTTTTCAATGGTCTTCTTTAACACCATTATGTCGGGTAAATACAATTCCTCTGATCTAGCCGCTGTTGCGATTGGATCGTCAATCTGGAGCCCGGTATTTATGGGGATTAGTGGAATACTGCTAGCAGTTTCGCCGATTGCAGCTCAGCGATTTGGGGAAAAGAAAAGCAGGGAAGTTGCTTCAGTTGTAAGACATGGTCTTTATCTGTCCTTTATGATCGCTATTATGGTGATTGTACTTGGAATTTTCTTTTTAAATCCAATATTGGATAAAATGAATCTACCTAGTGATGTACAAAAAACAGCTTTTGACTATCTTGTAGGGCTAAGCATTGGAATTCTTCCTCTATTTATTTTTAACGTGCTTAGGTCCTTTATCTATTCATTAGGAAAAACACGAGTAGTCATGTACATCCTTCTCCTGTCTTTACCCATCAATTTCTTTCTGAACTATGTGTTAATTTTTGGACATTGGGGATTTCCGGAACTTGGCGGCGCAGGTGCTGGTTTCGCTACCTCGATCACCTATTGGGTGATAACGGGAATGACGGTGTTCATTGTAAAAAAGCAGGATCCTTTCTCGAGTTTTTTCGTTTTCGAGAATCTGAAAGAATTCTCATGGGCGGAGTGTGAGGAAATATTAAAAATTGGTGTCCCTATGGGTCTTTCAACGTTTTTTGAAACGAGTATGTTTGCTGTAGTAACGATTCTTTTAAGTAAATTTAATGTTACGACAATAGCGGCCTATCAATCCGCACTTAATATAGTTTCATTTCTCTATATGATTCCGATTAGCATTTCGATGGCCCAAACGGTTCTAGTGGGATATGAAGTGGGGTCAGGAAGATACAAGGATGCCAAAAGCTACAGCTGGCTAGGAATCTATTTGGCTATTATCATTGCCCTTATTACCGGAGTTTTCGTTGTACTTTTCCGCTATCAAGTAGCAGGATTTTATTCAAATGAAGCAGAAGTTATCAATTTAACAGCACACTTTTTGATCTTTGCTTTGTTCTTCCAAATCAGCGATGCCATTCAAGTCACCGCACAGGCAGCTTTACGGGGTTATAAAGATGTGAATCTTGCTTTTATTATGACCTTAATCGCATACTGGTTAATTTGTCTCCCAATTGGATATGGATTGGCAAACTTTACAAATCTAGGAGCAACCGGCTATTGGCTGGGACTTACAGTAGGTCTATTGGCTGCCGGAATCGCCTTATCATGGAGACTCATCTACATTCAAAAACGAAAATTTATAGATACACATAAATTAAATGCCATATAA
- a CDS encoding YheC/YheD family protein, translated as MDNVILISKNTTNSGILTLHPKLAESMGITQITARKIRFGGKTYQSIVDISDKLPLNGASLSEDILDMLNIPQHCSLEIKQNGNEIQIGPFIGLLAGYYQSSIKKYLEQLRDYVFLYHEIKGAILVFSLDHVDKINHTVKGYLYNPRTKQWEEGTYPYPASIFVMTSSVSSAWIQHFKSVLGDVVFNDFFLTRFNIHKKLASSIGVKCYLPDTILYGSPQDLYYFLKKFPNLTVKPLNNANRSAIRVYLKNSNSLVISNLRTLETKTFKFNNRDQAFSIFKQYFKDGEYLIQESIDVTGYRTISIRIITVKDQSGQWMAMGLFTRGDQSGENEGKLMPLVKFQKEMVSDFLQQSDLYASLTYQELTHIAIDTVKEIESMGVHFANAAVDIIIGELGDIWISEIDYFNPSHEIALVAGYPNLYYEILKTNMLYAKKLAGY; from the coding sequence ATGGATAATGTTATTCTGATATCAAAAAACACCACTAACAGTGGGATATTGACTCTTCATCCCAAATTAGCAGAATCAATGGGAATTACTCAAATTACAGCTAGAAAGATCAGATTCGGAGGAAAAACCTATCAATCAATTGTAGATATTTCTGATAAACTGCCCTTGAATGGGGCAAGCCTGTCTGAAGATATTTTGGACATGCTGAACATACCTCAGCATTGCAGCCTTGAAATCAAACAAAATGGCAATGAAATACAAATAGGACCCTTTATAGGTTTACTTGCTGGTTATTATCAAAGCTCAATCAAGAAATATCTTGAACAACTACGAGATTATGTCTTCCTTTATCATGAGATTAAAGGGGCAATTCTTGTCTTTTCTCTTGACCATGTTGATAAAATCAATCATACAGTGAAAGGATATCTATATAATCCTCGGACAAAACAATGGGAAGAAGGTACCTACCCATATCCTGCCTCTATTTTTGTGATGACATCTTCTGTAAGCTCTGCATGGATTCAACATTTCAAATCTGTCCTTGGCGATGTCGTTTTTAATGATTTCTTTCTCACTAGATTTAATATTCACAAGAAATTAGCAAGTTCAATTGGTGTTAAATGTTACCTGCCCGATACCATTCTTTATGGTTCTCCTCAAGATCTGTACTACTTTTTAAAGAAATTCCCTAATTTAACAGTTAAACCACTTAACAACGCAAATCGCTCGGCAATAAGAGTTTATTTGAAAAACTCGAATTCTCTCGTTATATCTAATTTGAGAACCTTGGAAACGAAGACTTTCAAATTTAATAATCGGGATCAAGCCTTTTCCATTTTTAAACAATATTTTAAAGATGGAGAATATTTGATTCAGGAATCGATTGATGTAACAGGCTATCGAACAATCTCGATACGAATCATTACTGTTAAAGATCAATCAGGTCAGTGGATGGCTATGGGGTTGTTTACCCGAGGAGACCAATCTGGAGAGAATGAAGGTAAATTAATGCCTTTGGTTAAATTTCAAAAAGAGATGGTATCAGATTTCTTGCAGCAAAGTGATTTGTATGCCTCCCTGACCTATCAGGAATTAACCCACATTGCTATTGACACCGTCAAAGAAATTGAGAGCATGGGGGTACATTTTGCTAATGCAGCTGTAGATATAATAATCGGAGAATTAGGCGATATCTGGATTTCTGAAATTGATTACTTCAATCCCTCACATGAAATAGCACTAGTCGCCGGTTATCCGAACCTATACTATGAAATCTTAAAAACCAATATGCTTTATGCGAAAAAGCTAGCGGGCTATTAA
- a CDS encoding bacitracin ABC transporter ATP-binding protein, with translation MSKRKKPLLTDEFLDELANEINQIYGAPKEQEEDKKSDEKEK, from the coding sequence ATGTCAAAAAGAAAAAAGCCGCTATTGACAGATGAATTTCTAGATGAATTGGCTAACGAAATCAATCAAATATATGGTGCACCTAAAGAACAAGAAGAAGATAAAAAGAGTGATGAAAAAGAGAAATAA
- a CDS encoding APC family permease, translated as MVSSVKRFLIGRPLKSTELGEQKLNKTKALAILSSDALSSVAYGPEQILIVLVTISAAAFWYSIPIAIGVLILLLALILSYRQIIFAYPHGGGAYVVSKENLGVNYGLISGGSLLVDYILTVAVSVSAGTDAITSALPALHDHNVGIAIVFVLFITTLNLRGVTESASILAYPVYLFVLALFILIGVGIYNIVTGQVPAELHTPVGTPIAGISLFLLLRAFASGSSALTGVEAISNAIPNFKDPAPNNAAKTLAAMGGLLAVLFSGIVFLAYYYGIRPNETVTVVSQIAEQTFGRNFMYFFIQGTTALILILAANTGYTAFPLLAVNLANDKFIPRMFKIRGDRLGYSNGIIVLGLASILLIIFFKGQTEHLIPLYAVGVFIPFTLSQTGMMLKWLREKPEGWKAKLFINTLGAVICFIVTIMFFLTKFAQVWPVLVFLPVIVVVFYRIRKHYEAMGEQLRINTNEPAIPIEGNVIIVPVAGITQVVENSLNYAKSLGADQVLAVYVSFERDDEKKFEEKWNTWQPEIRLVTLHSHYRSIIQPLTKFVDTVQHKASEANYRVTVIIPQFIPKKGWHNILHNQSSLLIKAYLLYKRNVIITTVPYHLKK; from the coding sequence GTGGTTTCTTCAGTCAAAAGATTTTTAATTGGCAGACCTTTAAAGTCAACAGAATTAGGGGAGCAAAAGCTCAATAAAACAAAAGCGTTGGCAATTCTTTCCTCTGATGCTTTATCATCGGTTGCGTATGGACCGGAACAAATCCTGATTGTGTTGGTTACTATAAGTGCGGCTGCCTTTTGGTATTCCATTCCAATCGCAATCGGGGTTTTAATCTTATTATTGGCGTTAATTTTATCCTATCGACAAATTATTTTTGCCTACCCTCATGGCGGAGGAGCATATGTAGTATCAAAGGAAAATTTGGGTGTGAATTATGGGCTGATATCGGGAGGTTCACTACTTGTTGACTATATTTTAACGGTAGCAGTTAGTGTTTCAGCTGGAACGGATGCCATAACATCAGCCTTACCAGCATTACACGACCATAATGTGGGCATAGCGATTGTTTTTGTGTTATTTATTACAACATTAAACTTAAGAGGTGTAACAGAGTCTGCTTCTATTTTAGCATATCCTGTATATTTATTCGTCCTCGCTTTATTCATTTTGATTGGTGTAGGTATATATAATATCGTAACCGGTCAGGTTCCAGCGGAATTGCATACGCCTGTTGGTACACCTATTGCTGGGATTTCTTTATTTCTTCTTTTAAGGGCTTTCGCTTCAGGAAGTTCAGCACTTACAGGAGTTGAGGCGATTTCGAATGCAATTCCGAACTTTAAAGATCCAGCCCCAAATAACGCTGCAAAAACATTAGCAGCAATGGGAGGATTACTTGCTGTATTATTTTCGGGAATTGTATTTTTAGCTTATTATTATGGAATTAGGCCAAATGAAACGGTTACAGTAGTCTCACAAATTGCAGAGCAAACATTTGGGCGGAATTTTATGTATTTCTTTATTCAAGGGACTACGGCTTTGATTTTAATTCTTGCCGCCAACACAGGGTATACAGCTTTTCCTTTGCTGGCAGTAAATTTAGCAAACGATAAATTTATCCCAAGAATGTTTAAGATAAGAGGAGACCGGTTAGGATATTCAAATGGGATTATTGTCCTAGGCTTAGCTTCCATCCTCTTAATTATATTTTTTAAAGGTCAAACAGAGCACTTAATTCCACTATATGCGGTTGGAGTATTCATTCCTTTTACGTTGTCTCAGACGGGAATGATGTTAAAATGGCTTCGTGAAAAGCCAGAGGGCTGGAAGGCTAAGCTATTTATTAATACCTTAGGTGCAGTGATTTGCTTTATTGTAACCATCATGTTCTTTTTAACTAAGTTCGCCCAGGTTTGGCCAGTATTGGTATTTTTACCAGTCATTGTTGTCGTCTTTTACCGAATTAGAAAGCATTACGAGGCCATGGGTGAACAACTTAGAATAAATACCAACGAACCTGCGATTCCAATCGAAGGGAACGTAATAATTGTTCCTGTTGCAGGAATAACACAAGTGGTAGAAAACTCACTAAATTATGCAAAATCCCTTGGCGCGGATCAAGTACTTGCAGTCTATGTTTCCTTTGAACGTGACGATGAAAAGAAATTCGAAGAAAAATGGAATACATGGCAGCCGGAGATAAGACTTGTAACCCTTCACTCCCATTACAGGAGCATCATTCAGCCGTTGACTAAATTTGTTGATACCGTTCAGCATAAGGCCAGTGAAGCGAACTACAGGGTAACAGTCATCATTCCACAATTCATCCCTAAAAAAGGCTGGCATAATATCCTGCACAATCAATCAAGCCTATTAATAAAAGCTTACCTTTTATATAAAAGAAACGTAATTATCACAACCGTTCCCTATCATCTTAAAAAATAA
- a CDS encoding undecaprenyl-diphosphatase: MDDKVFRLINQFTGRYRFLDTFMIIISKKLRYLFALILLIMWFRNNIHKRLTTFAGISAVITLLLTSVIKLVYFKARPFSKKRVNLLAPVPSKKDSSFPSKHTTLAFAIAISVLFYKRTLGCILSVLAFLAGLSRIWMGQHYPSDIIGSAMLGSIVALWVNFSSNFWDLFITRVIHTYNRFFSLK, from the coding sequence ATGGACGACAAAGTATTTAGATTAATAAATCAATTCACAGGCCGATATCGTTTTCTTGATACATTTATGATAATTATTTCTAAAAAACTCCGCTATCTTTTTGCGTTAATTTTGTTAATCATGTGGTTTCGAAATAACATACATAAAAGACTTACTACCTTTGCAGGAATTTCTGCAGTTATTACATTACTGCTCACTAGTGTAATTAAATTGGTTTATTTTAAGGCTCGACCATTTTCAAAGAAAAGGGTTAATCTATTAGCTCCGGTCCCTTCAAAAAAGGATTCTTCATTTCCAAGTAAACACACGACCTTAGCATTTGCAATAGCAATTTCAGTACTTTTTTACAAGCGCACATTAGGTTGTATCCTGTCAGTATTAGCTTTCCTGGCAGGTTTATCTCGTATTTGGATGGGACAGCATTATCCCTCTGATATTATTGGCAGCGCGATGTTAGGAAGTATAGTTGCTTTATGGGTAAACTTTTCATCAAACTTTTGGGATCTCTTTATTACCCGAGTTATCCATACCTACAATCGTTTCTTTTCTTTAAAATAA
- a CDS encoding alpha/beta hydrolase has translation MPMLNVNGVSLYYNVKGNGTSIVFIHPPLLTSENFRYQIDELSHDFKVISFDIRGHGRSQYSIKPITYTLIIEDIKHLLDHLEIEKAYLCGYSTGASIALEFMLTYSNRSFGSILVSGMSEVSDFYLRKRISLAVKLANPRTFSFLAQAITWGNSDTKETFRKLYNEAVKGNARNINQYYQYSLKYNCTNQLENIDLPILMVYGKKDKSFHRYANLLKDKLLDSDLKFIDKEKHQIPTKAAGELNHLIIDFVKSHNEKNM, from the coding sequence ATGCCAATGCTTAATGTGAACGGTGTCAGCCTGTATTATAATGTAAAAGGAAATGGAACTTCTATAGTTTTTATCCATCCTCCTTTACTTACGAGTGAGAATTTTAGATACCAAATAGATGAACTATCTCATGATTTTAAAGTGATTTCTTTTGATATAAGAGGGCATGGAAGAAGCCAGTATTCAATCAAACCGATTACGTATACATTAATTATCGAAGATATTAAACATTTATTAGATCATTTAGAGATAGAAAAAGCTTACTTATGCGGCTATTCGACTGGAGCTTCTATTGCCTTGGAATTCATGCTGACCTATTCCAACAGATCCTTTGGGAGTATTTTAGTTAGTGGAATGTCGGAAGTTAGCGATTTTTATTTGAGGAAAAGGATTTCTTTAGCGGTTAAACTTGCAAATCCTAGGACATTTTCTTTTCTAGCGCAGGCGATTACATGGGGCAATTCCGATACAAAAGAGACGTTTAGAAAATTGTACAATGAAGCAGTTAAAGGTAATGCCAGAAATATTAATCAATATTACCAATATAGTTTAAAATATAATTGTACAAATCAATTAGAAAATATCGATCTTCCCATATTAATGGTCTATGGGAAGAAAGACAAATCATTTCATCGGTATGCGAATCTCTTAAAAGATAAATTGCTAGACAGTGATTTAAAGTTCATTGATAAGGAAAAACATCAAATACCTACAAAAGCAGCGGGAGAATTAAACCATTTGATTATCGATTTTGTTAAATCACATAACGAGAAAAATATGTAG
- a CDS encoding MFS transporter, whose translation MRTHNEKISIYHGMVSTIAINLAGNFYPIFAISILGATNYQVGLISSLPPLIALLMTIPAAILLNRLETQKKTVGMAVLWARLFFLLLIGVVYISSPYQAWAFLIIIALMNVPATISNIGWQTLISGMIKDERRGTFFSDRNRLLTIAGMISTLIIGIIMKNQTSNATAYQWLFFAALLFGLLEVFCLMKHKETVQPVTSTKKSSMDWSIFKDHGYRWFLIAALCFNFTWQMSWGIFNIYHVRIAEATILWISIFSVACQLVQIFTFPLWKKWAEEKSNTLMLVWAALGMALVPFLTILSTNLFYLTCVQAISGFFISGVVLLLFNLLLEQSPAETRTYCITTYNVLLSFIAFIAPQIGILLLEGLGIQASMELNSIMRIGSAFVFLLMFSRTRKYTKVLLVKN comes from the coding sequence GTGCGCACACATAATGAAAAGATTAGTATTTATCACGGCATGGTTTCTACCATTGCTATCAACCTAGCAGGAAACTTTTATCCCATCTTTGCTATATCCATTCTTGGAGCGACCAATTACCAGGTTGGATTGATAAGTTCACTACCCCCGTTAATTGCACTCTTGATGACAATTCCTGCTGCCATTCTGTTAAATCGTTTGGAGACCCAGAAAAAAACAGTAGGCATGGCAGTTTTATGGGCTCGCCTATTTTTTTTGCTGCTCATCGGAGTTGTTTATATCTCCTCACCTTATCAAGCATGGGCATTCTTAATCATTATCGCACTTATGAATGTACCCGCCACAATATCTAACATAGGCTGGCAAACATTAATTAGCGGTATGATTAAAGACGAACGAAGGGGTACTTTTTTTAGTGATCGTAACCGGCTATTAACGATTGCCGGAATGATTTCCACACTTATTATCGGGATTATCATGAAAAACCAAACCAGTAATGCAACCGCGTACCAGTGGTTATTTTTCGCAGCCTTACTTTTTGGCTTACTCGAAGTGTTTTGCTTAATGAAACATAAAGAAACAGTTCAACCCGTAACTAGTACTAAAAAATCGTCGATGGATTGGTCTATTTTTAAAGACCATGGTTACAGATGGTTCTTAATTGCAGCACTTTGCTTTAATTTCACCTGGCAGATGTCATGGGGAATATTCAATATTTATCATGTTAGAATCGCAGAAGCGACCATCCTTTGGATTAGTATCTTTTCGGTGGCATGTCAATTGGTTCAAATCTTCACTTTCCCATTGTGGAAGAAATGGGCGGAGGAAAAATCCAATACCCTCATGCTGGTATGGGCTGCACTTGGGATGGCACTTGTTCCCTTTTTAACGATTCTGTCTACCAACCTTTTCTATTTAACTTGTGTCCAAGCAATATCAGGATTTTTTATTTCCGGGGTTGTGCTCTTATTGTTCAACCTTTTGTTAGAGCAATCCCCTGCCGAAACGAGAACGTATTGTATCACAACTTATAATGTACTCCTATCATTTATTGCCTTTATAGCTCCTCAGATTGGTATTTTGCTATTAGAAGGTCTAGGCATACAAGCATCAATGGAGTTAAATTCCATTATGAGGATAGGCAGTGCCTTTGTATTTCTACTTATGTTTTCAAGAACTAGGAAATATACGAAAGTATTGTTAGTAAAGAACTAG
- a CDS encoding metallophosphoesterase family protein, which produces MKIVVLSDTHLPKRKKGLPARLLEELQDSDMILHAGDWQTIDVYKDLQSYARVEGVYGNVDDHEIIGLVPFKKMVEVCGFKIGITHGHGKGKTTKKRAIEAFEGENVDCIIFGHSHIPVNRYEGDILIFNPGSPTDKRRQKQYSFGVFFVSDKIVAELIYFDEV; this is translated from the coding sequence GTGAAAATTGTCGTACTTTCAGATACTCATTTACCAAAAAGAAAAAAAGGCTTGCCAGCTAGATTATTAGAGGAATTGCAGGATTCAGATATGATTTTGCATGCAGGAGACTGGCAAACCATTGATGTTTATAAAGATCTTCAGTCTTATGCAAGAGTTGAAGGTGTATACGGTAATGTGGATGACCACGAAATAATTGGATTGGTACCTTTTAAAAAAATGGTAGAAGTATGTGGCTTTAAAATCGGGATTACCCATGGACATGGTAAGGGGAAAACAACGAAAAAACGTGCAATTGAAGCATTTGAAGGTGAAAATGTAGATTGTATTATCTTTGGGCATTCTCATATCCCTGTGAACCGATATGAAGGGGACATATTAATTTTCAACCCAGGATCACCAACTGACAAAAGGAGACAGAAGCAGTATTCTTTCGGTGTGTTCTTCGTAAGTGATAAAATAGTAGCAGAACTTATATATTTTGATGAAGTGTAA